Within Candidatus Bathyarchaeota archaeon, the genomic segment ATCAGCGTTCTTGAGGAGATAGATAGGTTGATCTGTGATCTTCGTTATTGGCCGAGCAGAAGCGCATTTGTCAGGGAGGCTTGCATTGAGAAGATTAGGCGTGAGC encodes:
- a CDS encoding ribbon-helix-helix domain-containing protein produces the protein MSSAKKRDFSSASIPISVLEEIDRLICDLRYWPSRSAFVREACIEKIRREQERLMCLREAGRRGEEGSR